Proteins co-encoded in one Candidatus Zixiibacteriota bacterium genomic window:
- the feoB gene encoding ferrous iron transport protein B, which yields MPTLATQKSSKNVTNPQTVTVAICGNPNCGKSTLFNAMTGLRQRVANYPGVTVEKISGRFHVEGDSGPTYTLVDIPGTYSLAANSPDEYIAAGALFGSIGEATQPDVIISVIDSTNIERGLYLLFQASQIGCPIVVALIMVDIAKREGIECNYEKLSQLLGGIPVIPVVATRGTGVPQLKLAVAQALKRGTVPVLKAYDPSVERVCADLMHATQNGFRTKAEYFRILFDDHGPASKTFLIASGEHGRIVLEKGRATLADKFGSLALAETRGLTERAALVASQVIDRQHVEKTSSSEKIDRVLLHPIFGPLFLFALMTLMFQSIFTWAEPLMSGIDSLFGSLSGYTESFMTEGPLRSLITDGLIGGVGSVLIFLPQIVILFLFISILEDSGYMPRAALLVDRMFGWCGLSGKSFIPMLSSFACAIPGIMATRTIEDKHIRFLTIMVAPLMSCSARLPVYTIMIAAFIPQKTYWGVFNSQGMILLTLYLLGLVVAVLIAFVVKKFMYKPQRGSFMMEMPSYKWPRPSSIGLRVMTRAQAFLTRAGTIILAITILIWALSYYPHSETIGESFDQKRIETINTTSTKTEFLQSDIDRLIAPSSPEQIVISNNLQLRLAELTDAESIEALRTQTLSHDSTESDTTSHDSIFYLASEKRLLEVTQQTKIAELNQEEAGAYLRDSYFGRAGKAIEPFFEPLGWDWRITMAALASFPAREVIIATLGAIYNLGSDVDEGSASLTDKLRQARWADGDKAGQTVFSPAVALSVMVFFALCCQCGATIVTIKQETGKWKYAVIAFTYMTVLAYFGAMAVYQFTHWVVS from the coding sequence GGGACCAACATACACACTGGTCGATATTCCGGGGACATATTCACTCGCCGCGAATTCCCCCGATGAGTATATCGCCGCAGGCGCGCTCTTTGGAAGTATCGGCGAGGCCACCCAGCCGGATGTCATAATCTCAGTCATAGATTCAACAAATATCGAGCGCGGACTCTATCTGCTCTTCCAAGCCTCGCAAATCGGCTGTCCTATAGTCGTCGCGCTTATCATGGTTGATATAGCCAAACGCGAAGGTATAGAGTGCAACTATGAGAAACTCTCTCAGCTTCTTGGTGGAATCCCCGTCATCCCCGTGGTGGCAACTCGAGGAACGGGAGTGCCGCAACTAAAACTTGCGGTTGCACAGGCATTGAAACGCGGAACAGTTCCAGTGTTGAAGGCGTACGACCCGAGTGTCGAGCGAGTCTGCGCTGATTTGATGCATGCAACTCAAAATGGTTTTCGAACTAAAGCCGAATATTTTCGTATTCTTTTCGACGACCACGGGCCAGCTTCGAAAACTTTCTTAATCGCAAGCGGCGAGCATGGACGTATTGTGCTCGAGAAGGGAAGAGCCACACTTGCCGACAAGTTCGGTTCGCTCGCTTTGGCAGAAACTCGAGGACTGACCGAGCGCGCGGCTTTAGTCGCTTCACAAGTTATCGACCGCCAGCATGTAGAGAAAACTTCGTCTTCCGAGAAAATTGACCGCGTTTTGCTCCATCCCATTTTTGGCCCTCTGTTTTTGTTTGCCCTTATGACGCTCATGTTCCAGTCTATATTCACCTGGGCCGAACCGCTCATGAGCGGTATAGATTCGCTCTTTGGCTCATTGTCGGGATATACAGAATCTTTCATGACCGAAGGGCCATTGCGTTCACTCATCACCGATGGCCTTATCGGCGGTGTCGGCTCGGTCTTAATCTTCCTTCCCCAAATTGTTATTTTGTTTCTATTTATCTCGATACTGGAAGACTCCGGCTATATGCCCCGGGCGGCTTTGCTGGTAGACCGAATGTTCGGTTGGTGCGGCCTGTCCGGCAAATCGTTTATCCCCATGCTTTCATCATTTGCCTGCGCCATACCGGGGATAATGGCGACGAGAACAATCGAGGACAAACATATCCGCTTTCTTACAATAATGGTTGCACCGCTTATGAGTTGCTCAGCGAGACTCCCGGTGTACACAATTATGATCGCGGCCTTTATTCCGCAAAAAACATACTGGGGAGTGTTCAATTCCCAAGGTATGATATTGCTGACTTTGTATCTGCTCGGTTTGGTGGTCGCTGTCCTCATTGCTTTTGTGGTCAAAAAATTCATGTACAAACCGCAACGCGGGTCGTTCATGATGGAAATGCCGTCATATAAATGGCCGCGACCGTCATCAATTGGTCTTCGGGTCATGACCCGCGCTCAGGCATTTCTTACCCGGGCCGGAACGATTATTCTGGCAATCACCATTCTCATCTGGGCGCTCAGCTACTATCCGCATTCGGAAACGATAGGGGAGAGCTTCGATCAAAAACGAATCGAAACAATCAATACAACATCGACAAAGACAGAATTTCTCCAGAGTGACATAGACCGATTGATCGCGCCAAGTTCGCCGGAGCAGATAGTCATATCGAATAACCTCCAGTTGCGGCTTGCTGAACTAACCGACGCCGAATCGATAGAAGCCCTTCGTACGCAGACCCTTTCGCATGATTCAACCGAGTCCGACACAACTTCACACGATAGCATTTTCTATCTTGCGTCCGAAAAACGCCTTCTTGAGGTTACTCAACAGACCAAGATTGCCGAGCTAAATCAGGAAGAAGCCGGCGCGTATTTGCGCGATTCATATTTTGGCCGAGCCGGAAAAGCTATCGAGCCTTTCTTTGAACCGCTCGGCTGGGACTGGCGGATAACCATGGCAGCGCTTGCCTCGTTTCCGGCACGCGAAGTTATTATTGCCACACTCGGCGCTATTTACAATCTCGGCTCTGATGTCGACGAAGGCTCGGCTTCGCTGACCGATAAGCTCAGACAAGCGCGATGGGCTGATGGCGACAAAGCTGGTCAGACGGTATTTTCGCCCGCGGTGGCCTTGTCGGTAATGGTTTTCTTTGCGCTCTGCTGTCAGTGCGGAGCGACAATTGTTACAATCAAGCAGGAAACTGGAAAATGGAAATATGCCGTTATCGCCTTTACCTATATGACAGTATTGGCCTACTTTGGAGCAATGGCAGTCTATCAATTTACACATTGGGTGGTCTCCTAA
- a CDS encoding energy-coupling factor transporter transmembrane component T: MVELTLDKHPSQSITNSYLYRLDARAKIILVLVAMIFGFLSHSFIFQSIIIVACFVSLIASGQNFSSIKRALSVIIVIVPLTFIYHLLFSGNTSGERLTVFGIELSKESLVLASFYTVRLIQFITLTLFLLSTSSPVDLTEGVVKFLRPLQRLGVPINDFGLILYISLRFIPIMHEEFQTIRNAQMLRGVIFTGSLFHRIGMTSHLLLPVLMTAVDRADALADALYARGYRSDKPRTLYTYSRFGKQESALTIAGVVGITVFYMVILL; this comes from the coding sequence GTGGTTGAACTAACGCTCGACAAACATCCCTCACAATCAATTACAAATTCTTATCTATATCGCCTCGATGCACGGGCGAAAATTATTCTCGTGCTCGTTGCCATGATTTTTGGCTTTCTCTCACATTCGTTCATTTTCCAATCAATTATTATTGTCGCATGTTTTGTTTCCCTCATTGCATCGGGTCAGAACTTTAGTTCAATTAAGCGGGCATTATCGGTTATCATTGTTATCGTGCCTCTGACATTCATCTATCATCTGTTGTTCTCCGGTAATACATCAGGCGAGCGCCTAACGGTTTTCGGCATAGAACTTTCGAAAGAGAGCCTTGTCCTGGCCTCGTTTTACACTGTGCGTCTGATTCAATTTATTACCCTTACCCTTTTTCTGCTTTCGACAAGTTCGCCGGTTGATCTGACCGAGGGGGTTGTGAAGTTCCTTCGGCCATTGCAGAGGCTTGGCGTTCCGATAAATGATTTTGGCCTCATTCTCTATATTTCACTTCGTTTCATACCGATAATGCACGAGGAGTTTCAGACAATCCGCAACGCGCAAATGCTTCGCGGGGTTATCTTTACCGGCTCACTGTTTCATCGCATTGGAATGACCTCGCACTTGCTTCTGCCAGTCTTGATGACAGCCGTTGACCGGGCCGACGCCTTGGCCGATGCTCTTTATGCGAGAGGCTACCGGAGCGACAAACCACGGACACTGTACACATATTCCCGTTTCGGAAAGCAGGAAAGTGCCCTCACAATAGCCGGTGTGGTCGGAATCACTGTCTTTTATATGGTGATTTTGCTGTGA
- the truA gene encoding tRNA pseudouridine(38-40) synthase TruA, giving the protein MSQDRNIKIVVEYKGTRYAGWQMQENATTIQELITEALKRVTGKEITLHGAGRTDAGVHALGQVANFHIEHELEPSRYADAVNYYLPDDIRIKSSIETDLSFHSRFSAKFRRYRYLLSPERSALYHELRYELPRQFDYNLLQSSARLVRGEHDFSPFCVTASRKESNVCQVEFSRWYMFGSLYIYEIRGNRFLHSMVRSLVGSMINLSMGSQDNNLHNLTLGKFENILTGSTGERAVFTAPAEGLYLVSVGY; this is encoded by the coding sequence GTGAGCCAGGACCGAAATATAAAGATTGTGGTCGAATACAAGGGGACACGATACGCTGGGTGGCAGATGCAGGAAAATGCCACAACGATACAAGAGCTTATCACCGAAGCCCTCAAACGTGTGACTGGAAAAGAGATAACGCTGCATGGCGCCGGTCGTACCGATGCCGGTGTCCATGCTCTAGGACAAGTCGCAAATTTTCATATCGAGCACGAGTTGGAGCCAAGCCGGTACGCCGACGCTGTGAACTACTATTTGCCGGATGATATTCGGATAAAGTCATCGATTGAAACCGACCTGTCGTTTCATTCCCGCTTTTCTGCCAAGTTTAGGCGCTACCGTTATCTGCTATCACCCGAACGGTCGGCGCTTTATCATGAACTCCGCTACGAACTGCCCCGGCAGTTCGATTATAATCTTTTGCAGTCATCTGCCCGTTTGGTGCGTGGCGAACATGACTTCAGTCCCTTTTGTGTGACTGCTTCAAGGAAAGAAAGCAATGTCTGTCAGGTCGAATTCTCGCGCTGGTACATGTTCGGAAGCCTTTACATATACGAAATTAGAGGGAATCGCTTCCTTCATAGCATGGTTCGTTCTTTGGTCGGAAGCATGATCAACCTTTCGATGGGTTCACAGGATAACAATCTGCATAACTTGACTTTAGGGAAGTTTGAGAATATCTTGACCGGCTCGACAGGAGAGCGAGCGGTTTTTACCGCTCCGGCTGAGGGTCTCTATTTGGTTTCGGTCGGCTATTAG
- the fsa gene encoding fructose-6-phosphate aldolase: MKFFIDTASLDEIRKAEAMGMLDGVTTNPSLVVKESAPYREILAEICRIVPGPVSAEVISIDFAGMMREADELIKIADNIVVKIPTIPEGLKAIKALTEREIMTNATLVFSPIQALMVAKAGATFVSPFVGRLDDIAADGMDLIGQIVTIYNNYGFETEVLVASVRHPIHIVQSALIGADIVTMPFSVMSKLMDHPLTTSGLEKFISDHKKATAKA; this comes from the coding sequence ATGAAGTTTTTTATAGATACCGCAAGTCTCGATGAAATCCGCAAAGCCGAAGCAATGGGTATGCTTGATGGAGTAACCACCAATCCATCGCTGGTGGTCAAAGAAAGTGCGCCATACCGTGAGATTCTGGCTGAGATATGCAGGATTGTTCCGGGGCCAGTTTCTGCCGAAGTCATTTCCATCGACTTTGCCGGAATGATGCGCGAGGCCGACGAGCTTATAAAAATAGCGGACAATATTGTTGTGAAAATCCCGACCATTCCTGAAGGACTAAAAGCAATAAAAGCCCTCACTGAACGTGAAATCATGACCAACGCCACACTCGTTTTTTCGCCGATTCAGGCCCTTATGGTCGCCAAAGCGGGGGCAACTTTTGTCTCTCCCTTTGTTGGCCGCCTTGATGACATTGCCGCCGATGGAATGGATTTGATTGGACAGATCGTGACTATTTATAACAATTACGGTTTCGAAACCGAAGTCCTCGTGGCCTCCGTGCGACATCCAATACACATTGTCCAGTCGGCACTCATCGGAGCGGATATTGTTACGATGCCTTTTTCTGTCATGTCGAAACTTATGGATCATCCCCTCACCACAAGCGGACTTGAAAAGTTCATCTCTGATCATAAGAAGGCGACAGCAAAAGCATGA